One segment of Alistipes finegoldii DSM 17242 DNA contains the following:
- a CDS encoding dihydroorotate dehydrogenase, which yields MVREQFIAQNRPAGKPAPDMSVTLSGLKLDNPVVPASGTFGYGNEFRDFYDINILGSFSFKGTTREPRFGNPTPRIAECTAGMINAVGLQNPGIDAVIAEELPRLKSFFHKPVIANISGFSIEEYAYCCERIDREEQVGIIEVNVSCPNVRHGGMSFGTSPECAAEVTRAVKAVTTKPVYIKLSPNVTDIVSIARACEEAGADGICLINTLLGMRIDVRCRKAVIANTMGGFSGAAVFPVAVRMVYQVAKACSVPVMGCGGVTTARDVIEMMMAGATAVQVGAANLVNPYASKEIVEALPAEMERLGIERLSDIIGIVE from the coding sequence ATGGTAAGAGAGCAGTTCATCGCACAGAACCGGCCGGCAGGAAAACCTGCCCCGGATATGTCCGTCACCCTGAGCGGTTTGAAGCTGGACAACCCGGTCGTTCCGGCCAGCGGTACGTTCGGATACGGCAACGAATTCCGGGATTTTTACGATATCAACATCCTCGGTTCGTTCTCGTTCAAGGGCACCACGCGCGAACCGCGCTTCGGCAATCCCACGCCCCGCATCGCCGAATGTACGGCGGGGATGATCAACGCTGTGGGACTGCAGAATCCCGGCATCGACGCCGTGATCGCCGAGGAGCTGCCGCGCCTGAAGAGCTTCTTTCATAAACCCGTGATCGCCAATATCAGCGGCTTCTCGATCGAGGAGTACGCCTATTGCTGCGAGCGGATCGACCGCGAGGAGCAGGTCGGCATCATCGAGGTCAATGTCTCGTGCCCCAACGTGCGGCACGGCGGCATGTCGTTCGGCACTTCGCCCGAATGTGCGGCCGAGGTGACGCGCGCGGTGAAGGCCGTGACCACCAAACCGGTCTATATCAAACTGTCGCCCAACGTGACGGACATCGTCTCGATCGCCCGCGCCTGCGAAGAGGCCGGTGCCGACGGCATCTGCCTGATCAACACCCTGCTGGGAATGCGGATCGACGTGAGGTGCCGCAAGGCGGTGATCGCCAATACGATGGGCGGTTTTTCGGGCGCTGCGGTCTTCCCCGTGGCCGTGCGGATGGTTTATCAGGTCGCCAAAGCCTGCTCCGTACCCGTCATGGGATGCGGCGGCGTGACGACGGCCCGCGACGTGATCGAAATGATGATGGCCGGAGCCACGGCCGTGCAGGTCGGCGCTGCGAATCTGGTGAATCCCTATGCCTCGAAGGAGATCGTCGAAGCCCTGCCCGCCGAGATGGAGCGGCTGGGGATCGAGCGGCTGAGCGACATTATAGGAATCGTAGAATAA
- a CDS encoding TlpA family protein disulfide reductase has product MKPVKLFYLKNCPFCRKALRYIEEAKAAHPELQPVAIEMIEESEQSDLADTFDYYYVPTFYVDGVKVHEGGIYAEEVEKILRSALE; this is encoded by the coding sequence ATGAAACCGGTAAAACTTTTCTACCTGAAAAACTGTCCCTTCTGCCGCAAGGCGCTGCGTTACATCGAAGAGGCCAAGGCCGCACACCCCGAACTGCAGCCGGTGGCGATCGAAATGATCGAGGAGTCGGAGCAGTCCGATTTGGCTGACACATTCGATTACTACTATGTGCCGACGTTTTACGTCGATGGCGTGAAGGTCCACGAGGGCGGCATCTATGCCGAGGAGGTGGAGAAGATTTTGCGTTCGGCGCTGGAATAA
- the pyrF gene encoding orotidine-5'-phosphate decarboxylase yields MQHDVIIACDFKSAEDTFKFLDLFRDEERKPFLKIGMELFYAEGPAIVREIKRRGHRIFLDLKLHDIPNTVKKAMAVLSRLDVDMCNVHAAGTVEMMKYALEGLTREDGTRPLLIAVTQLTSTSEERMRQELLINASINDTIVKYAQNTRAAGLDGVVCSPLEAGMVHEACGKEFLTVTPGVRFADGDVADQVRVTTPARAREIGSDFIVVGRPITAAADPVAAYRRCVSEFCD; encoded by the coding sequence ATGCAACACGACGTAATTATCGCCTGCGACTTCAAGTCGGCGGAAGACACTTTCAAGTTCCTCGACCTGTTCCGGGACGAGGAGCGCAAACCGTTCCTCAAGATCGGCATGGAGCTTTTCTATGCCGAAGGCCCTGCCATCGTGCGCGAAATCAAGCGCCGGGGCCACCGGATTTTCCTCGACCTCAAACTGCACGACATTCCCAACACCGTGAAGAAGGCGATGGCCGTGCTGTCGCGTCTGGACGTCGATATGTGCAACGTCCATGCGGCCGGAACGGTCGAGATGATGAAATACGCCCTCGAAGGGCTTACCCGCGAGGACGGCACGCGGCCCCTGCTGATCGCCGTGACGCAGCTCACCTCGACCAGCGAGGAGCGCATGCGGCAGGAGCTGCTTATCAACGCTTCGATCAACGACACGATCGTCAAATACGCGCAGAACACCCGTGCCGCGGGGCTGGACGGCGTGGTTTGCTCGCCGCTCGAAGCGGGCATGGTGCACGAAGCCTGCGGAAAAGAGTTCCTGACCGTCACGCCCGGCGTGCGTTTTGCAGACGGAGACGTTGCGGACCAAGTGCGCGTCACCACGCCCGCCCGTGCGCGGGAGATCGGCTCCGACTTCATCGTCGTGGGCCGTCCGATCACCGCCGCTGCGGACCCCGTGGCCGCGTACCGCAGGTGCGTAAGCGAATTTTGCGATTAA